From one Perca flavescens isolate YP-PL-M2 chromosome 19, PFLA_1.0, whole genome shotgun sequence genomic stretch:
- the LOC114546233 gene encoding ubiquitin carboxyl-terminal hydrolase 12-like isoform X4, whose product MNYWENGVKLIYKMMPSPANRYHGLLNQGATDYLNSVLQVLFMTEDFIEAVERHTCENPGTECIDPHLTSLFNDLKERTAYTYTITQKMGINNVYEQRDAAEYYEKILGLTSPDASKVKKTLSISKGLGLLKKIGYQSVYFCLCFQIFHGLLTHKTICSACHTETDTDGAFWHLSLALVDYSEHYSVVNGIEEYFRATDFSGENQMYCDKCDAKSNATIKCVIKHHPEVLMLLLKRFEFDYRYMTYVKINRTVDVPHTLQIPENQAYELYAVVQHFGDLRSEHYAATIKSQEDDRWYNFSDATVTLMDYQPFQLDGFEKSSSAYLLFYRKKKVHPADTCSQDIREVPTPGGFLPSTCDIYDHGQDAAEREEYEKAAEAGNNTAVAVSIDINEETGNKDLVSVPERSRELGVSSDLYIEDQDFNARPSIPYNHQECNEERNDLSYRPQGAHAERPRDEEKTVMDDEDLRGNAEAKDQAVKRETQLEESVAHQENDSGRLDDVRHKKPHACLEGDDIPNTSGNHQKYQQEVSSMHERREYPHQVCVDMQRDEERMVMDVNRDRDGKMERWKVNSQKGEK is encoded by the exons ATGAATTACTGGGAAAATGGTGTTAAGTTAATCTACAAAATGATGCCCTCTCCAG CCAATAGGTACCATGGCTTGTTAAACCAAGGAGCAACAGATTACCTTAACAGTGTGCTGCAGGTGCTTTTCATGACCGAAGACTTTATAGAGGCTGTGGAAAG GCACACCTGTGAAAATCCTGGCACTGAGTGTATCGATCCTCATCTTACATCCTTGTTTAATGACTTAAAAGAACGTACGGCATACACCTATACAATCACACAGAAGATGGGCATCAACAACG tgTATGAACAGCGTGATGCTGCTGAGTACTATGAGAAGATTTTAGGTCTGACCAGTCCTGACGCATCCAAGGTAAAGAAGACATTATCGATATCCAAGGGATTgggtttgttaaaaaaaattggttaccagtctgtgtatttctgtctgTGCTTTCAGATCTTTCACGGACTGTTGACACACAAGACCATATGTTCTGCATGTCATACTGAGACTGACACAGATGGGGCATTTTGGCATCTTTCTCTTGCATTGGTGGATTACAGTGAACACTATAGTGTA GTGAATGGCATTGAGGAGTATTTCAGAGCAACAGATTTCAGCGGAGAAAACCAGATGTACTGTGACAAGTGTGATGCCAAATCTAACGCAACTATT AAATGTGTAATAAAGCATCATCCAGAGGTTTtgatgctgctgctgaagaGGTTTGAGTTTGACTACCGTTACATGACATACGTCAAAATCAACCGCACTGTGGATGTTCCCCACACCCTACAGATACCAGAG AATCAGGCATATGAACTTTATGCAGTCGTGCAGCATTTTGGAGATCTCAGAAGTGAACATTACGCTGCAACAATCAAGTCCCAGGAGGATGATAGATGGTATAACTTCAGCGATGCTACGGTCACATTG ATGGATTACCAGCCATTCCAGCTGGATGGCTTTGAGAA ATCCAGCAGCGCTTATCTTCTTTTTTACAGGAAAAAGAAAG TGCATCCTGCTGATACTTGTTCTCAGGACATCAGAGAGGTGCCTACTCCTGGAGGCTTCTTGCCATCTACCTGTGATATCTATGATCATGGTCAAgatgctgcagagagagaggaatatgAGAAGGCAGCAGAGGCGGGTAATAACACAGCAGTAGCTGTTTCCATCGACATAAATGAAGAAACAGGAAATAAAGACTTAGTCAGTGTTCCAGAGAGGTCTAGAGAATTGGGGGTGTCATCTGACCTCTATATAGAGGATCAGGACTTTAATGCCAGGCCCAGTATACCATACAATCATCAGGAGTGTAATGAGGAAAGGAATGACTTGAGTTATCGTCCTCAAGGTGCTCATGCAGAAAGACCAAGAGATGAGGAGAAAACAGTGATGGATGATGAGGACTTGAGAGGAAATGCAGAGGCTAAAGACCAGGCAGTAAAGAGAGAAACTCAACTTGAAGAGAGTGTTGCCCATCAGGAAAATGACAGTGGAAGACTAGATGATGTTAGACATAAGAAACCACATGCGTGTCTGGAGGGTGACGACATACCCAACACGTCAGGTAACCATCAAAAGTATCAACAGGAAGTCAGCAGTATGCATGAGAGACGTGAGTATCCTCACCAAGTTTGTGTTGATATGCAGAGAGATGAGGAAAGAATGGTGATGGATGTAAATAGAGACAGGGATGGAAAGATGGAAAGATGGAAGGTGAACAGTCAGAAAGGAGAGAAATAG
- the LOC114546233 gene encoding ubiquitin carboxyl-terminal hydrolase 12-like isoform X2 — MNYWENGVKLIYKMMPSPAANRYHGLLNQGATDYLNSVLQVLFMTEDFIEAVERHTCENPGTECIDPHLTSLFNDLKERTAYTYTITQKMGINNVYEQRDAAEYYEKILGLTSPDASKVKKTLSISKGLGLLKKIGYQSVYFCLCFQIFHGLLTHKTICSACHTETDTDGAFWHLSLALVDYSEHYSVVNGIEEYFRATDFSGENQMYCDKCDAKSNATIKCVIKHHPEVLMLLLKRFEFDYRYMTYVKINRTVDVPHTLQIPENQAYELYAVVQHFGDLRSEHYAATIKSQEDDRWYNFSDATVTLMDYQPFQLDGFEKSSSAYLLFYRKKKVHPADTCSQDIREVPTPGGFLPSTCDIYDHGQDAAEREEYEKAAEAGNNTAVAVSIDINEETGNKDLVSVPERSRELGVSSDLYIEDQDFNARPSIPYNHQECNEERNDLSYRPQGAHAERPRDEEKTVMDDEDLRGNAEAKDQAVKRETQLEESVAHQENDSGRLDDVRHKKPHACLEGDDIPNTSGNHQKYQQEVSSMHERREYPHQVCVDMQRDEERMVMDVNRDRDGKMERWKVNSQKGEK; from the exons ATGAATTACTGGGAAAATGGTGTTAAGTTAATCTACAAAATGATGCCCTCTCCAG CAGCCAATAGGTACCATGGCTTGTTAAACCAAGGAGCAACAGATTACCTTAACAGTGTGCTGCAGGTGCTTTTCATGACCGAAGACTTTATAGAGGCTGTGGAAAG GCACACCTGTGAAAATCCTGGCACTGAGTGTATCGATCCTCATCTTACATCCTTGTTTAATGACTTAAAAGAACGTACGGCATACACCTATACAATCACACAGAAGATGGGCATCAACAACG tgTATGAACAGCGTGATGCTGCTGAGTACTATGAGAAGATTTTAGGTCTGACCAGTCCTGACGCATCCAAGGTAAAGAAGACATTATCGATATCCAAGGGATTgggtttgttaaaaaaaattggttaccagtctgtgtatttctgtctgTGCTTTCAGATCTTTCACGGACTGTTGACACACAAGACCATATGTTCTGCATGTCATACTGAGACTGACACAGATGGGGCATTTTGGCATCTTTCTCTTGCATTGGTGGATTACAGTGAACACTATAGTGTA GTGAATGGCATTGAGGAGTATTTCAGAGCAACAGATTTCAGCGGAGAAAACCAGATGTACTGTGACAAGTGTGATGCCAAATCTAACGCAACTATT AAATGTGTAATAAAGCATCATCCAGAGGTTTtgatgctgctgctgaagaGGTTTGAGTTTGACTACCGTTACATGACATACGTCAAAATCAACCGCACTGTGGATGTTCCCCACACCCTACAGATACCAGAG AATCAGGCATATGAACTTTATGCAGTCGTGCAGCATTTTGGAGATCTCAGAAGTGAACATTACGCTGCAACAATCAAGTCCCAGGAGGATGATAGATGGTATAACTTCAGCGATGCTACGGTCACATTG ATGGATTACCAGCCATTCCAGCTGGATGGCTTTGAGAA ATCCAGCAGCGCTTATCTTCTTTTTTACAGGAAAAAGAAAG TGCATCCTGCTGATACTTGTTCTCAGGACATCAGAGAGGTGCCTACTCCTGGAGGCTTCTTGCCATCTACCTGTGATATCTATGATCATGGTCAAgatgctgcagagagagaggaatatgAGAAGGCAGCAGAGGCGGGTAATAACACAGCAGTAGCTGTTTCCATCGACATAAATGAAGAAACAGGAAATAAAGACTTAGTCAGTGTTCCAGAGAGGTCTAGAGAATTGGGGGTGTCATCTGACCTCTATATAGAGGATCAGGACTTTAATGCCAGGCCCAGTATACCATACAATCATCAGGAGTGTAATGAGGAAAGGAATGACTTGAGTTATCGTCCTCAAGGTGCTCATGCAGAAAGACCAAGAGATGAGGAGAAAACAGTGATGGATGATGAGGACTTGAGAGGAAATGCAGAGGCTAAAGACCAGGCAGTAAAGAGAGAAACTCAACTTGAAGAGAGTGTTGCCCATCAGGAAAATGACAGTGGAAGACTAGATGATGTTAGACATAAGAAACCACATGCGTGTCTGGAGGGTGACGACATACCCAACACGTCAGGTAACCATCAAAAGTATCAACAGGAAGTCAGCAGTATGCATGAGAGACGTGAGTATCCTCACCAAGTTTGTGTTGATATGCAGAGAGATGAGGAAAGAATGGTGATGGATGTAAATAGAGACAGGGATGGAAAGATGGAAAGATGGAAGGTGAACAGTCAGAAAGGAGAGAAATAG
- the LOC114546233 gene encoding ubiquitin carboxyl-terminal hydrolase 12-like isoform X5 → MNYWENGVKLIYKMMPSPAANRYHGLLNQGATCYINSVLQVLFMTEDFIEAVERHTCENPGTECIDPHLTSLFNDLKERTAYTYTITQKMGINNVYEQRDAAEYYEKILGLTSPDASKIFHGLLTHKTICSACHTETDTDGAFWHLSLALVDYSEHYSVVNGIEEYFRATDFSGENQMYCDKCDAKSNATIKCVIKHHPEVLMLLLKRFEFDYRYMTYVKINRTVDVPHTLQIPENQAYELYAVVQHFGDLRSEHYAATIKSQEDDRWYNFSDATVTLMDYQPFQLDGFEKSSSAYLLFYRKKKVHPADTCSQDIREVPTPGGFLPSTCDIYDHGQDAAEREEYEKAAEAGNNTAVAVSIDINEETGNKDLVSVPERSRELGVSSDLYIEDQDFNARPSIPYNHQECNEERNDLSYRPQGAHAERPRDEEKTVMDDEDLRGNAEAKDQAVKRETQLEESVAHQENDSGRLDDVRHKKPHACLEGDDIPNTSGNHQKYQQEVSSMHERREYPHQVCVDMQRDEERMVMDVNRDRDGKMERWKVNSQKGEK, encoded by the exons GCACACCTGTGAAAATCCTGGCACTGAGTGTATCGATCCTCATCTTACATCCTTGTTTAATGACTTAAAAGAACGTACGGCATACACCTATACAATCACACAGAAGATGGGCATCAACAACG tgTATGAACAGCGTGATGCTGCTGAGTACTATGAGAAGATTTTAGGTCTGACCAGTCCTGACGCATCCAAG ATCTTTCACGGACTGTTGACACACAAGACCATATGTTCTGCATGTCATACTGAGACTGACACAGATGGGGCATTTTGGCATCTTTCTCTTGCATTGGTGGATTACAGTGAACACTATAGTGTA GTGAATGGCATTGAGGAGTATTTCAGAGCAACAGATTTCAGCGGAGAAAACCAGATGTACTGTGACAAGTGTGATGCCAAATCTAACGCAACTATT AAATGTGTAATAAAGCATCATCCAGAGGTTTtgatgctgctgctgaagaGGTTTGAGTTTGACTACCGTTACATGACATACGTCAAAATCAACCGCACTGTGGATGTTCCCCACACCCTACAGATACCAGAG AATCAGGCATATGAACTTTATGCAGTCGTGCAGCATTTTGGAGATCTCAGAAGTGAACATTACGCTGCAACAATCAAGTCCCAGGAGGATGATAGATGGTATAACTTCAGCGATGCTACGGTCACATTG ATGGATTACCAGCCATTCCAGCTGGATGGCTTTGAGAA ATCCAGCAGCGCTTATCTTCTTTTTTACAGGAAAAAGAAAG TGCATCCTGCTGATACTTGTTCTCAGGACATCAGAGAGGTGCCTACTCCTGGAGGCTTCTTGCCATCTACCTGTGATATCTATGATCATGGTCAAgatgctgcagagagagaggaatatgAGAAGGCAGCAGAGGCGGGTAATAACACAGCAGTAGCTGTTTCCATCGACATAAATGAAGAAACAGGAAATAAAGACTTAGTCAGTGTTCCAGAGAGGTCTAGAGAATTGGGGGTGTCATCTGACCTCTATATAGAGGATCAGGACTTTAATGCCAGGCCCAGTATACCATACAATCATCAGGAGTGTAATGAGGAAAGGAATGACTTGAGTTATCGTCCTCAAGGTGCTCATGCAGAAAGACCAAGAGATGAGGAGAAAACAGTGATGGATGATGAGGACTTGAGAGGAAATGCAGAGGCTAAAGACCAGGCAGTAAAGAGAGAAACTCAACTTGAAGAGAGTGTTGCCCATCAGGAAAATGACAGTGGAAGACTAGATGATGTTAGACATAAGAAACCACATGCGTGTCTGGAGGGTGACGACATACCCAACACGTCAGGTAACCATCAAAAGTATCAACAGGAAGTCAGCAGTATGCATGAGAGACGTGAGTATCCTCACCAAGTTTGTGTTGATATGCAGAGAGATGAGGAAAGAATGGTGATGGATGTAAATAGAGACAGGGATGGAAAGATGGAAAGATGGAAGGTGAACAGTCAGAAAGGAGAGAAATAG
- the LOC114546233 gene encoding ubiquitin carboxyl-terminal hydrolase 12-like isoform X1 has translation MNYWENGVKLIYKMMPSPAANRYHGLLNQGATCYINSVLQVLFMTEDFIEAVERHTCENPGTECIDPHLTSLFNDLKERTAYTYTITQKMGINNVYEQRDAAEYYEKILGLTSPDASKVKKTLSISKGLGLLKKIGYQSVYFCLCFQIFHGLLTHKTICSACHTETDTDGAFWHLSLALVDYSEHYSVVNGIEEYFRATDFSGENQMYCDKCDAKSNATIKCVIKHHPEVLMLLLKRFEFDYRYMTYVKINRTVDVPHTLQIPENQAYELYAVVQHFGDLRSEHYAATIKSQEDDRWYNFSDATVTLMDYQPFQLDGFEKSSSAYLLFYRKKKVHPADTCSQDIREVPTPGGFLPSTCDIYDHGQDAAEREEYEKAAEAGNNTAVAVSIDINEETGNKDLVSVPERSRELGVSSDLYIEDQDFNARPSIPYNHQECNEERNDLSYRPQGAHAERPRDEEKTVMDDEDLRGNAEAKDQAVKRETQLEESVAHQENDSGRLDDVRHKKPHACLEGDDIPNTSGNHQKYQQEVSSMHERREYPHQVCVDMQRDEERMVMDVNRDRDGKMERWKVNSQKGEK, from the exons GCACACCTGTGAAAATCCTGGCACTGAGTGTATCGATCCTCATCTTACATCCTTGTTTAATGACTTAAAAGAACGTACGGCATACACCTATACAATCACACAGAAGATGGGCATCAACAACG tgTATGAACAGCGTGATGCTGCTGAGTACTATGAGAAGATTTTAGGTCTGACCAGTCCTGACGCATCCAAGGTAAAGAAGACATTATCGATATCCAAGGGATTgggtttgttaaaaaaaattggttaccagtctgtgtatttctgtctgTGCTTTCAGATCTTTCACGGACTGTTGACACACAAGACCATATGTTCTGCATGTCATACTGAGACTGACACAGATGGGGCATTTTGGCATCTTTCTCTTGCATTGGTGGATTACAGTGAACACTATAGTGTA GTGAATGGCATTGAGGAGTATTTCAGAGCAACAGATTTCAGCGGAGAAAACCAGATGTACTGTGACAAGTGTGATGCCAAATCTAACGCAACTATT AAATGTGTAATAAAGCATCATCCAGAGGTTTtgatgctgctgctgaagaGGTTTGAGTTTGACTACCGTTACATGACATACGTCAAAATCAACCGCACTGTGGATGTTCCCCACACCCTACAGATACCAGAG AATCAGGCATATGAACTTTATGCAGTCGTGCAGCATTTTGGAGATCTCAGAAGTGAACATTACGCTGCAACAATCAAGTCCCAGGAGGATGATAGATGGTATAACTTCAGCGATGCTACGGTCACATTG ATGGATTACCAGCCATTCCAGCTGGATGGCTTTGAGAA ATCCAGCAGCGCTTATCTTCTTTTTTACAGGAAAAAGAAAG TGCATCCTGCTGATACTTGTTCTCAGGACATCAGAGAGGTGCCTACTCCTGGAGGCTTCTTGCCATCTACCTGTGATATCTATGATCATGGTCAAgatgctgcagagagagaggaatatgAGAAGGCAGCAGAGGCGGGTAATAACACAGCAGTAGCTGTTTCCATCGACATAAATGAAGAAACAGGAAATAAAGACTTAGTCAGTGTTCCAGAGAGGTCTAGAGAATTGGGGGTGTCATCTGACCTCTATATAGAGGATCAGGACTTTAATGCCAGGCCCAGTATACCATACAATCATCAGGAGTGTAATGAGGAAAGGAATGACTTGAGTTATCGTCCTCAAGGTGCTCATGCAGAAAGACCAAGAGATGAGGAGAAAACAGTGATGGATGATGAGGACTTGAGAGGAAATGCAGAGGCTAAAGACCAGGCAGTAAAGAGAGAAACTCAACTTGAAGAGAGTGTTGCCCATCAGGAAAATGACAGTGGAAGACTAGATGATGTTAGACATAAGAAACCACATGCGTGTCTGGAGGGTGACGACATACCCAACACGTCAGGTAACCATCAAAAGTATCAACAGGAAGTCAGCAGTATGCATGAGAGACGTGAGTATCCTCACCAAGTTTGTGTTGATATGCAGAGAGATGAGGAAAGAATGGTGATGGATGTAAATAGAGACAGGGATGGAAAGATGGAAAGATGGAAGGTGAACAGTCAGAAAGGAGAGAAATAG
- the LOC114546233 gene encoding ubiquitin carboxyl-terminal hydrolase 12-like isoform X3 yields the protein MNYWENGVKLIYKMMPSPANRYHGLLNQGATCYINSVLQVLFMTEDFIEAVERHTCENPGTECIDPHLTSLFNDLKERTAYTYTITQKMGINNVYEQRDAAEYYEKILGLTSPDASKVKKTLSISKGLGLLKKIGYQSVYFCLCFQIFHGLLTHKTICSACHTETDTDGAFWHLSLALVDYSEHYSVVNGIEEYFRATDFSGENQMYCDKCDAKSNATIKCVIKHHPEVLMLLLKRFEFDYRYMTYVKINRTVDVPHTLQIPENQAYELYAVVQHFGDLRSEHYAATIKSQEDDRWYNFSDATVTLMDYQPFQLDGFEKSSSAYLLFYRKKKVHPADTCSQDIREVPTPGGFLPSTCDIYDHGQDAAEREEYEKAAEAGNNTAVAVSIDINEETGNKDLVSVPERSRELGVSSDLYIEDQDFNARPSIPYNHQECNEERNDLSYRPQGAHAERPRDEEKTVMDDEDLRGNAEAKDQAVKRETQLEESVAHQENDSGRLDDVRHKKPHACLEGDDIPNTSGNHQKYQQEVSSMHERREYPHQVCVDMQRDEERMVMDVNRDRDGKMERWKVNSQKGEK from the exons GCACACCTGTGAAAATCCTGGCACTGAGTGTATCGATCCTCATCTTACATCCTTGTTTAATGACTTAAAAGAACGTACGGCATACACCTATACAATCACACAGAAGATGGGCATCAACAACG tgTATGAACAGCGTGATGCTGCTGAGTACTATGAGAAGATTTTAGGTCTGACCAGTCCTGACGCATCCAAGGTAAAGAAGACATTATCGATATCCAAGGGATTgggtttgttaaaaaaaattggttaccagtctgtgtatttctgtctgTGCTTTCAGATCTTTCACGGACTGTTGACACACAAGACCATATGTTCTGCATGTCATACTGAGACTGACACAGATGGGGCATTTTGGCATCTTTCTCTTGCATTGGTGGATTACAGTGAACACTATAGTGTA GTGAATGGCATTGAGGAGTATTTCAGAGCAACAGATTTCAGCGGAGAAAACCAGATGTACTGTGACAAGTGTGATGCCAAATCTAACGCAACTATT AAATGTGTAATAAAGCATCATCCAGAGGTTTtgatgctgctgctgaagaGGTTTGAGTTTGACTACCGTTACATGACATACGTCAAAATCAACCGCACTGTGGATGTTCCCCACACCCTACAGATACCAGAG AATCAGGCATATGAACTTTATGCAGTCGTGCAGCATTTTGGAGATCTCAGAAGTGAACATTACGCTGCAACAATCAAGTCCCAGGAGGATGATAGATGGTATAACTTCAGCGATGCTACGGTCACATTG ATGGATTACCAGCCATTCCAGCTGGATGGCTTTGAGAA ATCCAGCAGCGCTTATCTTCTTTTTTACAGGAAAAAGAAAG TGCATCCTGCTGATACTTGTTCTCAGGACATCAGAGAGGTGCCTACTCCTGGAGGCTTCTTGCCATCTACCTGTGATATCTATGATCATGGTCAAgatgctgcagagagagaggaatatgAGAAGGCAGCAGAGGCGGGTAATAACACAGCAGTAGCTGTTTCCATCGACATAAATGAAGAAACAGGAAATAAAGACTTAGTCAGTGTTCCAGAGAGGTCTAGAGAATTGGGGGTGTCATCTGACCTCTATATAGAGGATCAGGACTTTAATGCCAGGCCCAGTATACCATACAATCATCAGGAGTGTAATGAGGAAAGGAATGACTTGAGTTATCGTCCTCAAGGTGCTCATGCAGAAAGACCAAGAGATGAGGAGAAAACAGTGATGGATGATGAGGACTTGAGAGGAAATGCAGAGGCTAAAGACCAGGCAGTAAAGAGAGAAACTCAACTTGAAGAGAGTGTTGCCCATCAGGAAAATGACAGTGGAAGACTAGATGATGTTAGACATAAGAAACCACATGCGTGTCTGGAGGGTGACGACATACCCAACACGTCAGGTAACCATCAAAAGTATCAACAGGAAGTCAGCAGTATGCATGAGAGACGTGAGTATCCTCACCAAGTTTGTGTTGATATGCAGAGAGATGAGGAAAGAATGGTGATGGATGTAAATAGAGACAGGGATGGAAAGATGGAAAGATGGAAGGTGAACAGTCAGAAAGGAGAGAAATAG
- the LOC114546233 gene encoding probable ubiquitin carboxyl-terminal hydrolase creB isoform X6: MAYTYTITKKLGINNVYEQRDAAEYYEKILGLTSPDASKVKKTLSISKGLGLLKKIGYQSVYFCLCFQIFHGLLTHKTICSACHTETDTDGAFWHLSLALVDYSEHYSVVNGIEEYFRATDFSGENQMYCDKCDAKSNATIKCVIKHHPEVLMLLLKRFEFDYRYMTYVKINRTVDVPHTLQIPENQAYELYAVVQHFGDLRSEHYAATIKSQEDDRWYNFSDATVTLMDYQPFQLDGFEKSSSAYLLFYRKKKVHPADTCSQDIREVPTPGGFLPSTCDIYDHGQDAAEREEYEKAAEAGNNTAVAVSIDINEETGNKDLVSVPERSRELGVSSDLYIEDQDFNARPSIPYNHQECNEERNDLSYRPQGAHAERPRDEEKTVMDDEDLRGNAEAKDQAVKRETQLEESVAHQENDSGRLDDVRHKKPHACLEGDDIPNTSGNHQKYQQEVSSMHERREYPHQVCVDMQRDEERMVMDVNRDRDGKMERWKVNSQKGEK; the protein is encoded by the exons tgTATGAACAGCGTGATGCTGCTGAGTACTATGAGAAGATTTTAGGTCTGACCAGTCCTGACGCATCCAAGGTAAAGAAGACATTATCGATATCCAAGGGATTgggtttgttaaaaaaaattggttaccagtctgtgtatttctgtctgTGCTTTCAGATCTTTCACGGACTGTTGACACACAAGACCATATGTTCTGCATGTCATACTGAGACTGACACAGATGGGGCATTTTGGCATCTTTCTCTTGCATTGGTGGATTACAGTGAACACTATAGTGTA GTGAATGGCATTGAGGAGTATTTCAGAGCAACAGATTTCAGCGGAGAAAACCAGATGTACTGTGACAAGTGTGATGCCAAATCTAACGCAACTATT AAATGTGTAATAAAGCATCATCCAGAGGTTTtgatgctgctgctgaagaGGTTTGAGTTTGACTACCGTTACATGACATACGTCAAAATCAACCGCACTGTGGATGTTCCCCACACCCTACAGATACCAGAG AATCAGGCATATGAACTTTATGCAGTCGTGCAGCATTTTGGAGATCTCAGAAGTGAACATTACGCTGCAACAATCAAGTCCCAGGAGGATGATAGATGGTATAACTTCAGCGATGCTACGGTCACATTG ATGGATTACCAGCCATTCCAGCTGGATGGCTTTGAGAA ATCCAGCAGCGCTTATCTTCTTTTTTACAGGAAAAAGAAAG TGCATCCTGCTGATACTTGTTCTCAGGACATCAGAGAGGTGCCTACTCCTGGAGGCTTCTTGCCATCTACCTGTGATATCTATGATCATGGTCAAgatgctgcagagagagaggaatatgAGAAGGCAGCAGAGGCGGGTAATAACACAGCAGTAGCTGTTTCCATCGACATAAATGAAGAAACAGGAAATAAAGACTTAGTCAGTGTTCCAGAGAGGTCTAGAGAATTGGGGGTGTCATCTGACCTCTATATAGAGGATCAGGACTTTAATGCCAGGCCCAGTATACCATACAATCATCAGGAGTGTAATGAGGAAAGGAATGACTTGAGTTATCGTCCTCAAGGTGCTCATGCAGAAAGACCAAGAGATGAGGAGAAAACAGTGATGGATGATGAGGACTTGAGAGGAAATGCAGAGGCTAAAGACCAGGCAGTAAAGAGAGAAACTCAACTTGAAGAGAGTGTTGCCCATCAGGAAAATGACAGTGGAAGACTAGATGATGTTAGACATAAGAAACCACATGCGTGTCTGGAGGGTGACGACATACCCAACACGTCAGGTAACCATCAAAAGTATCAACAGGAAGTCAGCAGTATGCATGAGAGACGTGAGTATCCTCACCAAGTTTGTGTTGATATGCAGAGAGATGAGGAAAGAATGGTGATGGATGTAAATAGAGACAGGGATGGAAAGATGGAAAGATGGAAGGTGAACAGTCAGAAAGGAGAGAAATAG